One genomic segment of Eikenella corrodens includes these proteins:
- the petA gene encoding ubiquinol-cytochrome c reductase iron-sulfur subunit: MTNQEINQERRRFLVLATAGAAGVGALGVATPFVASFFPSEKAKAAGAPIDIDVSKIEAGQLVTAEWRGKPIWVLNRTEQQLKDLPSLNAELVDPSSTAADQQPEYCQNELRSIKGKDNIWVAIGICTHLGCSPTFRPDLAPADLGANWKGGFFCPCHGSKFDLAGRVFKGVPAPSNLVIPPYKYLSETTIRVGEDG, encoded by the coding sequence ATGACTAACCAAGAAATCAATCAGGAACGGCGGCGCTTTTTAGTGCTGGCCACTGCCGGCGCCGCCGGCGTGGGCGCACTAGGGGTAGCCACGCCTTTCGTTGCCAGCTTTTTCCCTTCGGAAAAGGCTAAAGCGGCCGGTGCGCCGATCGACATCGATGTGAGCAAAATCGAAGCCGGCCAGTTGGTTACCGCCGAATGGCGCGGCAAACCAATCTGGGTGCTCAACCGCACCGAGCAGCAGTTGAAGGATTTGCCTTCCTTAAACGCTGAATTGGTCGATCCCTCCTCCACTGCTGCCGACCAGCAGCCGGAATACTGCCAAAACGAACTGCGCTCCATTAAAGGCAAAGATAATATCTGGGTGGCCATCGGTATTTGTACCCACTTGGGTTGCTCGCCCACTTTCCGTCCCGACCTCGCTCCTGCCGATTTGGGTGCGAACTGGAAGGGCGGTTTCTTCTGCCCCTGCCACGGCTCCAAATTCGACTTGGCCGGCCGCGTGTTCAAAGGCGTGCCAGCACCGTCCAATCTGGTGATTCCTCCTTATAAATACCTGTCTGAAACCACCATCCGTGTGGGCGAAGACGGCTGA
- a CDS encoding Dyp-type peroxidase — protein MNTPQTAIIPETITAAIYIEADVRDAAKVKTACREVLAALADCQTRFPGHELGMTIAFGADFWRDLNHSGEGEEIRPFVPLGNGLCPATQCDVMIHIQSTHTGLNYVLAEKVLAVFGQSLEVKNETHGFRMPEERGLDGFVDGTENPHGDEEIASVGIIAEGKSAGGSYVVLQQYLHDLQKWDSISVKEQEQSVGRSKVDNIEFAREDRLPDSHLGRTNIKENGVGLKIVRRSLPFGQVSGEHGLQFIAYSASLHNIDEQLKFMFGEKDDKIDLLLKHMSTAKRSAYYYAPSVERLADL, from the coding sequence ATGAACACCCCGCAAACCGCCATCATCCCGGAAACCATCACCGCCGCCATTTATATCGAGGCCGACGTGCGCGATGCGGCCAAAGTCAAAACCGCCTGCCGCGAAGTCCTCGCCGCGCTGGCCGACTGCCAAACCCGTTTCCCCGGCCACGAGTTGGGTATGACCATCGCCTTCGGTGCAGACTTCTGGCGCGATCTGAACCATAGCGGCGAAGGCGAAGAAATCCGCCCGTTCGTGCCGCTGGGCAACGGCCTGTGTCCGGCTACTCAGTGTGATGTGATGATCCATATCCAATCCACTCATACCGGCCTGAACTATGTGTTGGCAGAAAAAGTGCTGGCGGTTTTCGGGCAATCGCTTGAGGTGAAAAACGAAACCCACGGCTTCCGTATGCCGGAAGAGCGAGGGTTAGACGGCTTTGTGGACGGCACAGAAAACCCGCACGGCGACGAAGAAATCGCCTCCGTCGGCATCATTGCCGAAGGGAAAAGCGCGGGCGGCAGCTATGTGGTGCTGCAACAATACCTGCACGACCTGCAAAAATGGGATAGTATCAGCGTGAAGGAGCAGGAACAGTCCGTTGGCCGAAGTAAAGTCGATAACATCGAATTTGCCCGTGAAGACCGTTTGCCCGATTCGCACCTGGGCCGCACCAACATCAAGGAAAACGGCGTCGGCCTGAAAATCGTGCGCCGCAGCCTGCCTTTCGGCCAAGTGAGCGGCGAGCACGGCCTGCAATTCATCGCCTACAGCGCCAGCCTGCACAATATCGACGAACAACTGAAATTCATGTTCGGCGAAAAAGACGACAAAATCGACCTGCTGCTGAAACATATGTCTACCGCCAAGCGTAGTGCCTACTACTACGCGCCGAGCGTGGAGCGCTTGGCTGATCTGTGA
- a CDS encoding MBOAT family O-acyltransferase, with protein sequence MPLLSIEFAAFFLCFFPVYWLLAKHPRWQNWLLLFAGLGWLWHLHWGFAVAVLVFSLGVTLIAAGLSQGKAQAVRRRWLAAGVLLAVLNLSFFKYVDFFLPLLQRGGQDAALGILMPLGISYYTFQGVAYLVSLYRNEDVRLKWRELLLYFSFFPTITSGPIARAGQLKSIYGTDGGMAAQIRSEQPRVIIRPALAIGLIVLGICKKWWLAGALGGNWVDPVFENPLQYDAITVLTAMYGYTVQLFMDFSGYTDLVVGMAMLLGFQLPQNFAMPLRAFNLRDFWDRWHITLSTWIRDYIYIPLGGSRKGWWRTQINLMIAMLLSGIWHGHGWNFLLWGALHGVVLVGLNIGDKILGGREKLSGSSRFGKLVAVLFTVNFVCLSFVVFRTASLADAGLMFRSLFGGGGSGVPEFETLLVLGAMVFALAAYGLLAKLFNGAVALLERLPMWTWPLPMGAAMWLLMVFAPSGIPGFMYANF encoded by the coding sequence ATGCCGCTGCTGTCTATCGAATTTGCTGCCTTTTTCCTGTGCTTCTTCCCCGTTTATTGGCTGTTAGCCAAGCATCCGCGCTGGCAGAATTGGCTGTTGCTGTTTGCCGGTTTGGGTTGGCTGTGGCATTTGCACTGGGGCTTCGCTGTGGCGGTGTTGGTGTTTTCGCTGGGGGTTACGCTGATTGCGGCCGGTTTATCGCAAGGCAAAGCGCAGGCGGTTCGGCGCAGATGGCTCGCGGCAGGCGTGCTGTTGGCGGTGTTGAATTTGTCATTTTTCAAATATGTAGATTTCTTCCTGCCACTGTTGCAGCGCGGCGGGCAAGATGCGGCGTTGGGCATTTTGATGCCGCTGGGCATTTCCTACTACACCTTTCAAGGCGTGGCTTATTTGGTGTCGCTCTACCGCAATGAAGATGTGCGGCTCAAATGGCGCGAGCTTTTGCTGTATTTCAGCTTTTTCCCCACCATTACTTCCGGTCCGATTGCCCGTGCCGGCCAATTAAAAAGCATCTACGGCACAGACGGCGGCATGGCAGCGCAAATCCGCAGCGAACAGCCGCGCGTTATCATCCGCCCGGCATTGGCTATCGGCCTGATTGTGCTGGGTATCTGCAAAAAATGGTGGCTGGCCGGGGCGCTGGGCGGCAACTGGGTAGACCCGGTATTTGAAAATCCGCTGCAATACGATGCCATCACGGTGCTCACCGCGATGTATGGCTATACCGTTCAGCTGTTTATGGATTTTTCCGGGTACACCGATTTAGTGGTGGGCATGGCCATGCTGCTCGGCTTTCAGCTGCCGCAAAACTTCGCCATGCCGCTGCGCGCGTTTAATCTGCGCGACTTCTGGGACCGTTGGCACATCACGCTCTCCACTTGGATTCGCGACTACATCTATATCCCGCTGGGCGGCAGCCGCAAAGGCTGGTGGCGCACGCAAATCAATTTGATGATTGCCATGCTGCTCTCCGGCATTTGGCACGGCCACGGCTGGAATTTTTTGCTGTGGGGCGCGTTGCACGGCGTGGTGCTGGTCGGGCTGAATATCGGCGACAAGATTTTGGGCGGGCGAGAGAAATTATCCGGCTCATCCCGCTTTGGCAAGCTAGTGGCAGTGCTGTTTACCGTAAACTTCGTCTGCCTCTCCTTCGTGGTATTCCGCACTGCCAGTCTGGCTGATGCCGGGCTGATGTTCCGTTCGTTGTTCGGTGGTGGCGGCAGCGGCGTACCGGAGTTTGAAACCCTGCTGGTACTGGGTGCAATGGTGTTTGCGCTGGCTGCATATGGCCTCTTGGCCAAGCTGTTTAATGGTGCAGTGGCATTGTTGGAACGCCTGCCGATGTGGACATGGCCGCTGCCGATGGGCGCTGCGATGTGGCTGCTGATGGTGTTTGCTCCTTCCGGCATCCCCGGCTTTATGTATGCTAACTTTTAA
- the brnQ gene encoding branched-chain amino acid transport system II carrier protein, which produces MNKNTFIIGFMLFAIFFGAGNLIFPPTLGLNSGPEFWSTLLGFVITGVGLPLLGIVVSAFYHNGYKTALTRIHPWFAVIFLMAIYLTIGPFFAIPRTGATSYEMAVLPFIGEAGRTSLLAFTVVYYAVTLWLSLNPSKMVERIGAILTPALLIAILALIGKSVWWLYGNPPTMPAANFGDQSAFLAGFIGGYQTMDVLASVAFSVIVINAIKAKMPADQRDNQVVMKQTFVAGIIAAVSLAIIYVGLAWVSNRLPVSPDTLADLSAKQQDIGSFLLNTAAYQTFGSFGRILFGIIVTLACLTTSVGLVTAVGEFFYGLFPRIRYSSYVIAVTLVSFILANQGLSAVIGKSVPVLMVLYPIAMTILLLLIIDNFIRPIPLLAHRLATGLATAVSILSVAGAGFTEQLPLKAYSLEWLPFALAGIVLGSIIGKMARGKPADQETV; this is translated from the coding sequence ATGAATAAGAACACCTTTATTATCGGCTTTATGCTGTTCGCCATCTTTTTTGGCGCCGGCAACCTGATTTTCCCGCCCACCCTCGGCCTCAATAGCGGCCCCGAATTCTGGAGCACCCTCCTCGGCTTCGTAATCACCGGCGTCGGCCTGCCGCTGTTAGGCATCGTGGTAAGCGCTTTCTACCATAACGGCTACAAAACCGCCCTCACCCGCATCCACCCTTGGTTTGCCGTCATTTTCCTGATGGCGATTTATCTCACCATCGGCCCTTTCTTCGCCATCCCGCGCACCGGCGCCACCTCCTACGAAATGGCCGTGTTGCCCTTTATCGGTGAAGCCGGCCGCACCTCGCTTCTCGCCTTCACCGTGGTTTACTACGCCGTCACCCTGTGGCTGAGCCTGAACCCCTCCAAAATGGTCGAGCGCATCGGCGCCATCCTCACCCCTGCCCTGCTCATCGCCATCCTTGCCCTGATCGGCAAATCCGTGTGGTGGCTCTACGGCAATCCGCCCACCATGCCGGCTGCCAACTTTGGCGACCAATCCGCCTTCTTGGCCGGTTTTATCGGTGGCTACCAAACCATGGACGTGCTTGCCTCCGTGGCCTTTTCCGTAATTGTGATCAACGCCATTAAGGCCAAAATGCCGGCGGATCAGCGCGATAACCAAGTGGTGATGAAGCAAACTTTTGTGGCCGGCATCATCGCCGCCGTATCGCTGGCTATTATTTATGTCGGCCTGGCCTGGGTGAGCAACCGTCTGCCCGTGTCGCCCGACACCCTGGCCGACCTGTCTGCCAAACAGCAAGACATCGGCTCCTTCCTGCTCAATACCGCCGCCTACCAAACCTTCGGCAGCTTCGGCCGTATCCTGTTCGGCATCATCGTTACCCTCGCCTGCCTCACCACCTCGGTCGGCTTGGTGACCGCCGTGGGCGAATTCTTCTACGGCCTGTTCCCGCGCATCCGCTACAGCAGCTACGTCATCGCCGTAACCCTCGTGAGCTTCATCCTGGCCAACCAAGGCTTGAGCGCCGTTATCGGCAAATCGGTGCCCGTATTGATGGTGCTCTACCCGATTGCCATGACCATCCTGCTGCTGCTGATTATCGACAACTTCATCCGCCCGATACCCCTGCTTGCCCACCGCCTCGCCACCGGCCTGGCTACCGCGGTTTCCATCCTCTCCGTGGCCGGCGCAGGCTTTACCGAGCAACTGCCGCTGAAAGCCTATTCGCTGGAGTGGCTGCCCTTCGCCCTGGCCGGGATTGTGCTCGGCAGCATCATCGGCAAAATGGCCCGCGGCAAGCCGGCTGATCAGGAAACAGTTTGA
- a CDS encoding NAD(P)H-hydrate dehydratase: MADLSQQLAQWQHTARFRFPLLIKPRAEDSHKGTFGTVAVVGSAAGMSGAGVLAASAALKGGAGKVWLGFAQNSLPIPYLPNYPEIMITTAAQLVQRRDISVYAIGCGLGMSDASRQLLEQTTAAAIHTDAPLLLDADALNLLAVETMFLPNNVVLTPHPLEAARLLGITVEEVQGNRYLAASNIAERYGSYVVLKGAKTLVCTPDGRIVYENDSGNPGLATAGSGDVLSGLMAALLAQHLPMQDAACAAVWMHGTAAELLAARGIGPIGLTAGEIADAVRELRNLAAG, translated from the coding sequence ATGGCAGATTTATCCCAGCAGTTGGCGCAGTGGCAGCATACTGCCCGTTTCCGTTTCCCCCTTTTAATCAAACCACGCGCGGAAGACAGCCATAAAGGCACGTTCGGCACGGTGGCTGTGGTGGGCAGCGCGGCCGGCATGTCCGGCGCCGGTGTGCTGGCAGCCAGCGCGGCCTTGAAAGGCGGGGCGGGCAAAGTATGGCTCGGTTTTGCGCAAAACAGCCTGCCGATACCGTATCTGCCTAATTATCCGGAAATCATGATCACCACCGCCGCGCAGCTGGTGCAGCGGCGCGACATCAGCGTTTACGCTATTGGCTGCGGCTTGGGCATGAGCGATGCCTCGCGTCAGCTGTTGGAGCAGACCACGGCAGCGGCCATCCATACTGATGCACCGCTGCTGCTGGATGCCGATGCGCTGAACCTGCTGGCGGTAGAAACAATGTTTTTGCCCAATAATGTGGTGCTTACACCTCATCCGCTGGAAGCGGCACGCCTGCTGGGTATTACAGTGGAAGAGGTGCAGGGTAACCGCTATTTGGCGGCCTCCAATATTGCCGAGCGCTACGGCAGCTATGTGGTGCTCAAAGGTGCGAAAACCTTGGTGTGTACGCCAGACGGGCGGATTGTGTACGAAAACGACAGCGGCAACCCCGGCTTGGCCACCGCCGGCAGTGGCGACGTATTGAGCGGTCTGATGGCTGCCCTGCTGGCACAACATCTGCCCATGCAAGATGCGGCCTGCGCGGCAGTGTGGATGCACGGCACGGCGGCAGAGCTGCTGGCCGCCCGCGGCATCGGCCCCATCGGCCTGACTGCGGGTGAAATTGCCGATGCGGTGCGTGAGCTGCGCAATCTGGCAGCGGGTTAG
- a CDS encoding Nif3-like dinuclear metal center hexameric protein, whose product MPKRQDIIRWCNEFLRTAEFHDYAPNGLQVEGREEVRKIVCAVTASQAAIDYAVVQNADMLLVHHGLFWKSEPITITGWKHRRIATLIRHNINMVGYHLPLDAHPELGNNAQLAVRMGWHIEGQAGEQNLLMFGTPEAEADGNALLANLAERLGRQPVSAGDLSRPVRKLAWCTGGAQGFFQQAIDMGADAFVTGEISEAQYHLAQENGVLFVSAGHHATERYGIQALSARLQQEWPLECLFFDEDNPA is encoded by the coding sequence ATGCCGAAACGCCAAGACATTATCCGCTGGTGCAACGAATTCTTGCGCACTGCCGAATTCCACGACTATGCCCCCAACGGCCTGCAGGTGGAAGGGCGGGAAGAGGTACGCAAAATCGTGTGTGCCGTTACCGCCAGCCAGGCTGCCATCGATTATGCCGTGGTGCAGAATGCCGATATGCTCCTGGTGCACCACGGCCTGTTTTGGAAAAGCGAGCCGATTACCATTACCGGCTGGAAACACCGCCGCATCGCCACACTTATCCGGCACAACATCAATATGGTCGGTTATCACCTGCCGCTCGATGCCCACCCTGAACTGGGTAATAACGCTCAGCTGGCAGTACGCATGGGGTGGCACATAGAAGGCCAAGCCGGTGAGCAAAACCTACTTATGTTCGGCACACCAGAGGCAGAGGCAGACGGCAATGCGCTGCTGGCTAACCTGGCTGAACGTTTGGGGCGCCAACCGGTATCTGCCGGTGATTTGTCGCGACCGGTGCGTAAGCTGGCTTGGTGTACCGGCGGGGCACAGGGCTTTTTCCAACAGGCAATCGATATGGGCGCAGATGCCTTCGTTACCGGCGAGATTTCTGAAGCGCAATATCATTTGGCGCAGGAAAATGGCGTGCTGTTTGTGAGTGCCGGCCACCATGCTACCGAACGTTACGGCATCCAAGCGCTGTCGGCACGGCTGCAACAAGAGTGGCCGCTGGAATGCTTGTTCTTTGATGAAGATAATCCGGCTTGA
- the rph gene encoding ribonuclease PH, which produces MSPAPIRTGRAADQLRPVSITPHFLPHADGSALIACGNTKVICTASIDESVPPFLRGKNQGWVTAEYGMLPASTASRMRREAAQGKQSGRTQEIQRLIGRSLRAAVDLSQLGERQILIDCDVIQADGGTRTASITGAYVALHLAIGKLLAAGKLAHNPIREAVAAVSLGIVGGVPLLDLDYPEDSGCDSDINLVMTASGNIIEIQGTAEGDAFSPAALTQLLALGQKGIVELLQHQQAAIAAAG; this is translated from the coding sequence ATGTCCCCAGCCCCCATCCGCACCGGCCGCGCCGCCGACCAACTGCGCCCCGTCAGCATCACCCCCCATTTCCTGCCGCATGCCGACGGCTCCGCCCTGATTGCCTGCGGCAACACCAAAGTGATTTGCACCGCCAGCATCGACGAATCCGTTCCGCCCTTTCTGCGCGGCAAAAACCAAGGCTGGGTAACCGCCGAATACGGCATGCTCCCCGCCTCCACCGCCAGCCGTATGCGCCGCGAAGCCGCCCAAGGCAAGCAGTCCGGCCGCACCCAGGAGATCCAACGCCTAATCGGCCGCTCCCTGCGTGCCGCCGTAGATTTGAGCCAGCTGGGCGAACGCCAAATCCTGATCGATTGCGACGTGATCCAAGCCGACGGCGGCACCCGCACCGCCAGCATCACCGGCGCATACGTCGCCCTGCATTTGGCCATTGGCAAGCTCTTGGCCGCGGGCAAACTCGCGCACAACCCGATCCGCGAAGCCGTGGCCGCCGTATCGCTCGGCATCGTCGGCGGCGTGCCCCTGCTTGATTTGGACTACCCTGAAGACTCCGGTTGCGATAGCGACATCAACCTCGTAATGACCGCCTCCGGTAACATCATCGAAATCCAAGGCACCGCCGAAGGCGACGCCTTTAGCCCCGCCGCACTCACCCAACTGCTCGCGCTCGGCCAAAAAGGCATCGTCGAGTTGCTGCAACACCAGCAGGCCGCCATTGCCGCCGCCGGATAA
- a CDS encoding pseudouridine synthase encodes MSDLIVFNKPYGVICQFSPHEKHRSLKEFIGLPDVYPAGRLDTDSEGLLLLTANGRLQAKIADPRHKTVKTYWAQLEGSPDEAKLDLLRHGVDLGDFVTRPAQIRLPEKSETDRLWSRVPPIRVRKSVPDFWLEIRISEGKNRQVRRMTAKAGYPCLRLVRVGIGRLDLWQLDLAPGQWLPAPCLP; translated from the coding sequence ATGTCTGATTTAATCGTTTTCAACAAGCCCTATGGGGTTATCTGCCAATTCAGCCCGCACGAGAAACACCGCTCGCTGAAAGAGTTTATCGGGCTGCCCGATGTTTATCCCGCCGGGCGGCTGGACACCGACAGCGAAGGCCTGCTGCTGCTCACGGCTAACGGTCGCCTGCAAGCCAAAATTGCCGATCCGCGCCACAAAACGGTGAAAACCTATTGGGCGCAGCTCGAAGGTAGCCCGGACGAAGCAAAACTGGATTTATTGCGGCACGGCGTAGATTTGGGCGATTTCGTTACCCGCCCGGCGCAGATCAGGCTACCTGAAAAATCGGAAACCGACCGCCTGTGGTCGCGTGTGCCGCCGATTCGGGTGCGCAAGAGTGTGCCGGATTTTTGGTTGGAAATCCGCATCAGCGAAGGCAAAAACCGCCAAGTACGCCGTATGACGGCCAAGGCGGGCTACCCCTGCCTGCGGCTGGTGCGCGTGGGCATCGGTCGGTTGGATTTGTGGCAGCTGGATCTGGCACCGGGTCAATGGCTGCCTGCACCGTGTTTGCCCTAG
- a CDS encoding glutathione S-transferase family protein, protein MKLYTSPTSPYGRLILLAAMPRHDLDFEIAYTNPWENPAELQALNPFSQVPVLQIDSNTVIGNSPFILDFLLGHPLRTAEQTATAAFAFSLLDQLVKLFGLQKFKAENTPDHPLTERARAACSRGLAAAPQLDAESGDVAHLALGMALVFMQYRLPDLQPHLSPANQKALAQFTARADVRAVSPENLETRPATLAQLRQSLV, encoded by the coding sequence ATGAAACTCTACACCAGCCCCACTTCCCCCTACGGCCGCCTTATCCTGCTTGCTGCCATGCCGCGGCATGATCTTGATTTCGAGATTGCCTATACTAATCCTTGGGAAAACCCCGCCGAGCTCCAAGCCCTCAACCCCTTCTCCCAAGTGCCCGTTCTGCAAATCGACAGCAACACCGTGATCGGCAACAGCCCGTTTATCTTGGATTTCCTGCTCGGCCACCCCCTGCGCACCGCCGAGCAAACCGCCACCGCCGCCTTTGCCTTCTCCCTGCTCGACCAGCTGGTGAAACTCTTCGGTCTGCAAAAATTCAAAGCCGAAAACACCCCCGACCACCCGCTCACCGAACGCGCCCGCGCCGCCTGCAGCCGAGGCCTAGCCGCTGCCCCGCAGCTGGATGCCGAGAGCGGCGATGTCGCCCACCTCGCGCTGGGCATGGCCTTGGTGTTCATGCAATACCGCCTGCCTGATTTGCAGCCCCACCTCAGCCCTGCCAACCAAAAGGCATTGGCACAATTTACCGCCCGCGCCGACGTGCGCGCCGTGTCGCCGGAAAACTTGGAAACCCGCCCCGCCACCTTGGCGCAGCTGCGGCAGAGCTTGGTTTAG
- a CDS encoding SGNH/GDSL hydrolase family protein: MLLTALLTVWFSQDSINAYWQQTYHRASPLEKLNDYGWWRSGSHWQQAALERHEAALSWLETKNESWRQQHTAEHAPPSIVVLPTEPTVPSEAEAKPASAPVVAQNTASKPLPERVQLSAGDKVFFAGDSMMEGVAPHVQRWLSSQYGIDSLNLSRQSTGLSYPSFFDWPATIEKTLREDQKIRLLVVFLGPNDPWDFPNPEPGTRGYLKFQSPEWEQVYRQRIERIVTAAKAADVQIIWLGVPLMKSSRLNAQMRYLDSLFASELAGKTIWLPTDKIMGGEDGQYRDSIIINGQTVRLRSKDGIHFTIKGQQFLADQIAGRIDYRPANAVAPATPAASETVMASGKS; encoded by the coding sequence ATGCTGCTTACTGCGCTGCTCACGGTGTGGTTCAGCCAAGATTCCATCAATGCCTATTGGCAACAAACCTACCACCGCGCCAGCCCCTTGGAAAAATTAAACGACTACGGCTGGTGGCGCAGTGGCAGCCATTGGCAACAGGCTGCTCTAGAGCGGCACGAGGCCGCCTTAAGCTGGCTGGAAACCAAAAATGAAAGCTGGCGCCAGCAGCATACCGCCGAGCATGCGCCACCGAGTATAGTAGTATTGCCTACTGAACCTACCGTGCCTTCTGAGGCTGAGGCTAAGCCTGCTTCTGCGCCAGTTGTAGCGCAAAACACTGCGTCCAAACCGCTGCCGGAGCGCGTGCAGCTTTCGGCTGGCGACAAAGTATTTTTTGCCGGCGATTCTATGATGGAAGGCGTAGCGCCGCATGTACAAAGATGGTTGAGCAGCCAATACGGCATCGATTCGCTCAACCTCAGCCGCCAAAGCACCGGGCTGTCCTATCCCAGCTTCTTCGACTGGCCGGCTACTATAGAAAAAACCTTGCGGGAAGATCAAAAAATCAGGTTGCTGGTGGTGTTCCTGGGGCCGAACGACCCTTGGGATTTCCCCAATCCCGAACCGGGCACTCGAGGCTACCTGAAATTCCAAAGCCCAGAATGGGAACAGGTGTACCGACAGCGTATCGAACGCATTGTGACAGCCGCCAAGGCTGCCGATGTGCAGATTATTTGGCTGGGCGTGCCGCTGATGAAGAGCAGCCGACTCAATGCCCAAATGCGCTACCTAGACAGCCTGTTTGCCAGCGAGCTGGCCGGGAAAACCATCTGGCTGCCCACCGATAAAATCATGGGCGGCGAAGACGGGCAATACCGCGACAGCATCATCATCAACGGGCAAACCGTCCGCTTGCGCAGCAAAGACGGTATTCATTTCACCATAAAGGGACAACAGTTTCTGGCCGACCAGATAGCAGGCCGTATCGACTACCGACCTGCCAATGCCGTTGCGCCAGCCACCCCTGCCGCCTCCGAAACCGTGATGGCGAGTGGAAAATCATAA
- a CDS encoding SGNH/GDSL hydrolase family protein, translating into MLFSKKGRKLALMTACLLACQACSAETAAQGTPEKAELTNYGSWQPVWLDKLQRLNRGGDVKFRIIQLGDSHTAGDYFTNELRTRLQQQWGDGGIGWVYPNTVSGQRNAQVLHSSSGWQVLSNRNARADFPLGGILNRSSGGGGSVTVNPRTPIGEAQQITITARPVFADSELKVHDSQGSQVASLPNLGSNAWQYFSFTSRLPLSYRAQAGDIWEIGHINIENNRPGVIVSAMGINGSQLSQWSGWRADWQQDLSATQADLVILAYGTNEAFNSHLDMVQTKRIWADTIHKIREALPGAGILIIGAPESLKGRHGQCGQRPPYLDAMQQMQRDVAQQEQILYWSWQAAMGGACSMKSWMAQGLGARDGVHFTAQGYQTAAGKLADDLIKLANK; encoded by the coding sequence ATGTTGTTTTCCAAAAAAGGCCGCAAGCTGGCCTTGATGACCGCCTGCCTGCTCGCCTGCCAGGCCTGCAGCGCCGAAACCGCCGCCCAAGGCACGCCTGAAAAAGCCGAGCTTACTAACTACGGCAGCTGGCAGCCTGTGTGGCTCGACAAGCTGCAACGGCTTAACCGTGGCGGCGACGTGAAATTCCGTATCATCCAGCTGGGCGACTCCCATACCGCCGGCGACTACTTTACCAACGAATTGCGCACCCGTTTGCAGCAGCAGTGGGGCGATGGCGGCATCGGCTGGGTGTATCCCAACACCGTATCCGGCCAGCGTAATGCCCAAGTGCTGCATAGCAGCAGCGGTTGGCAGGTGTTGAGCAACCGCAATGCCCGTGCCGATTTTCCGCTGGGCGGCATTCTCAACCGCTCCTCCGGCGGCGGTGGCAGCGTAACCGTTAATCCACGCACCCCCATCGGCGAAGCCCAGCAGATCACCATCACTGCCCGCCCCGTGTTTGCCGACAGCGAGCTCAAAGTACACGATTCGCAAGGCAGCCAAGTTGCCTCTCTGCCCAACCTCGGCAGTAACGCTTGGCAGTATTTCTCCTTCACCTCCCGGCTGCCGCTCAGTTACCGCGCCCAAGCCGGCGATATTTGGGAAATCGGCCACATCAACATTGAAAACAACCGCCCCGGTGTAATCGTATCCGCCATGGGCATCAACGGCTCGCAGCTCTCGCAATGGAGCGGCTGGCGTGCCGATTGGCAGCAGGATTTGTCTGCCACCCAAGCTGATTTGGTTATCCTGGCCTACGGTACCAACGAAGCGTTTAACAGCCACCTCGATATGGTGCAAACCAAGCGTATTTGGGCCGATACCATCCACAAAATCCGCGAAGCGCTGCCCGGTGCCGGCATCCTGATTATCGGCGCACCCGAGTCGCTTAAAGGGCGGCATGGCCAATGCGGCCAACGCCCGCCTTATCTGGATGCCATGCAGCAAATGCAACGCGACGTAGCACAGCAGGAGCAAATCCTGTATTGGTCATGGCAGGCCGCCATGGGCGGTGCGTGTAGTATGAAAAGCTGGATGGCACAAGGTTTAGGCGCGCGCGACGGTGTACACTTCACCGCCCAAGGCTACCAAACCGCTGCCGGCAAGCTGGCCGACGACCTCATCAAACTGGCTAATAAATAA